One window of Streptomyces sp. SUK 48 genomic DNA carries:
- a CDS encoding NUDIX hydrolase yields MTVRPVVKRTARAVLLDGDDLILIKRTKPGVDPYWVTPGGGVDPEDSTVVDALHREVYEELGAKISDVVPCFVDTVEHIGEDGGATGVKVQHFFVCRLASMDPSLRHGPEVEEPVGEYEIVRIPFTRVGIASVHLVPLSLRHYLDGNIEGVRAMHAPDLG; encoded by the coding sequence ATGACCGTCCGACCCGTGGTCAAGCGCACCGCCCGTGCCGTCCTGCTGGACGGCGACGACCTGATCCTGATCAAGCGCACCAAGCCCGGCGTGGATCCCTACTGGGTGACCCCTGGCGGCGGGGTCGATCCCGAGGACTCGACCGTCGTGGACGCCCTGCACCGGGAGGTGTACGAGGAGCTGGGCGCCAAGATCAGCGATGTCGTGCCGTGCTTCGTGGACACCGTGGAGCACATCGGTGAGGACGGCGGCGCGACCGGCGTGAAGGTGCAGCACTTCTTCGTCTGCCGCCTGGCGTCCATGGACCCGTCCCTGCGCCATGGACCGGAGGTGGAGGAACCGGTCGGCGAGTACGAGATCGTCCGCATCCCGTTCACCCGCGTCGGCATCGCGTCCGTCCATCTCGTCCCCCTGTCACTGCGGCACTATCTGGACGGCAACATCGAGGGCGTACGCGCCATGCACGCCCCAGACCTGGGGTAG
- a CDS encoding cystathionine gamma-lyase: MSDATVGEGPVGEGPVGDGTRAVRAGLPEPVKHEPTLPGPVFAAHFHLPGEVTGPYSYGRDDNPTWTLLENAIGELEAPGRPDVETLVFASGMAAISAVLFSQLRAGDAVVLPSDGYQALPLVRAQLEAYGVEVRTAPTGGDAQLEVLEGARLLWLESPSNPGLDVCDIRRLAVAAHAQGTLVAVDNTVATPLGQRPLALGADFAVASGTKQLTGHGDVLLGYVAGRDAGAMAAVRRWRKIVGAIPGPMEAWLAHRSIATLQLRVDRQNATALAVAEALRQRPEITGLRHPGLPDDPAHTIASRQMRRYGCVVSFTLPTRARAERFLAALRLVEDATSFGGVRSTAERRGRWGGDAVPEGFVRMSVGAEDPEDLVADILRALDESAR, from the coding sequence ATGAGCGACGCAACCGTGGGTGAAGGGCCCGTGGGCGAGGGGCCCGTGGGCGACGGCACGCGTGCGGTCCGGGCCGGGCTGCCCGAGCCGGTCAAGCACGAGCCGACGCTGCCGGGCCCCGTCTTCGCCGCGCACTTCCATCTGCCGGGCGAGGTGACCGGACCGTACTCCTACGGCCGTGACGACAACCCGACCTGGACGCTGCTGGAGAACGCCATCGGCGAGCTGGAGGCTCCCGGGCGGCCGGACGTGGAGACGCTGGTGTTCGCCTCCGGCATGGCCGCGATCTCCGCCGTGCTGTTCTCCCAGCTGCGCGCCGGGGACGCGGTGGTGCTGCCGTCCGACGGCTACCAGGCACTGCCGCTGGTCCGCGCCCAGCTGGAGGCGTACGGCGTCGAGGTGCGCACCGCCCCCACCGGCGGGGACGCCCAGCTGGAGGTCCTGGAGGGGGCCCGGCTGCTGTGGCTGGAGTCCCCCTCCAACCCGGGGCTCGATGTGTGCGACATCCGGCGGCTGGCGGTCGCGGCCCACGCCCAGGGCACCCTGGTGGCCGTCGACAACACCGTCGCCACCCCGCTCGGCCAGCGCCCGCTGGCGCTGGGCGCCGACTTCGCCGTGGCCAGCGGCACCAAGCAGCTCACCGGGCACGGCGACGTCCTGCTCGGGTACGTGGCCGGCCGCGACGCCGGGGCGATGGCGGCCGTACGCCGCTGGCGCAAGATCGTCGGAGCGATCCCGGGGCCGATGGAGGCATGGCTCGCGCATCGCTCCATCGCCACGCTCCAGTTGCGCGTCGACCGGCAGAACGCCACCGCGCTCGCCGTCGCCGAGGCCCTGCGGCAGCGGCCGGAGATCACCGGCCTGCGCCATCCGGGGCTGCCGGACGACCCCGCGCACACGATCGCCTCGCGGCAGATGCGCCGCTACGGCTGCGTCGTGTCGTTCACGCTGCCCACGCGTGCGCGCGCCGAACGCTTTCTCGCCGCCCTGCGCCTGGTGGAGGACGCGACGAGCTTCGGCGGGGTGCGCTCCACGGCCGAGCGCCGCGGCCGCTGGGGCGGGGACGCGGTCCCGGAGGGCTTCGTCCGGATGTCCGTCGGTGCCGAGGACCCCGAAGACCTGGTGGCGGACATCCTGCGCGCCCTGGACGAGTCGGCGCGGTGA
- a CDS encoding low molecular weight protein-tyrosine-phosphatase has product MTYRVCFVCTGNICRSPMAEYVFRARVAEAGLADRVEIDSAGTGGWHEGEAADPRTVAVLQDGGYDCDHLARRFQTSWFARRDLVIALDAGHLRDLRRLAPTEDDARKVRLLRAYAHRSPGALAPDEPLGDDLDVPDPYYGGPDGFEECLAMVEEASTGLLAAVREHLEGRAA; this is encoded by the coding sequence ATGACCTACCGCGTCTGCTTCGTGTGCACCGGCAACATCTGCCGTTCCCCGATGGCCGAGTACGTCTTCCGCGCGCGGGTGGCGGAGGCCGGGCTGGCGGACCGGGTGGAGATCGACAGCGCGGGTACCGGCGGCTGGCACGAGGGCGAGGCCGCCGACCCGCGCACCGTCGCGGTCCTCCAGGACGGCGGCTACGACTGCGACCACCTCGCACGCCGGTTCCAGACCTCCTGGTTCGCCCGCCGCGACCTCGTGATCGCCCTCGACGCCGGCCATCTGCGGGACCTGCGGCGTCTGGCGCCCACCGAGGACGACGCGCGCAAGGTCCGCCTGCTGCGCGCGTACGCCCACCGCTCGCCCGGCGCCCTCGCGCCGGACGAGCCCCTGGGTGACGACCTCGACGTGCCGGACCCGTACTACGGCGGCCCGGACGGTTTCGAGGAATGCCTCGCGATGGTGGAGGAGGCGAGCACCGGACTGCTCGCCGCCGTACGGGAGCACCTGGAGGGACGGGCCGCATGA
- a CDS encoding phage holin family protein has translation MKNFVIKTIVNAGALAVAVWLLDKITLTGAGTAKKAGTLIVVALIFGLVNSLVKPILKVLTFPLFILTLGLITLIVNALMLLLTSWVCGKLQLSFHVEGFWTAVLGGLIISVVSWALHMILPDED, from the coding sequence ATGAAGAACTTCGTCATCAAGACGATCGTCAACGCGGGCGCGCTCGCGGTGGCCGTCTGGCTCCTCGACAAGATCACCCTGACCGGTGCAGGCACGGCCAAGAAGGCCGGCACGCTGATCGTCGTAGCGCTGATCTTCGGCCTGGTGAACTCGCTGGTCAAGCCGATCCTGAAGGTGCTCACCTTCCCGCTGTTCATCCTGACCCTGGGTCTGATCACCCTGATCGTCAACGCGCTGATGCTGCTGCTGACGTCCTGGGTGTGCGGCAAGCTCCAGTTGAGCTTCCATGTGGAGGGGTTCTGGACGGCCGTGCTCGGCGGTCTGATCATCTCGGTCGTCTCCTGGGCCCTGCACATGATCCTTCCGGACGAGGACTGA
- a CDS encoding cupin domain-containing protein, translating into MKAFRLDDLEAERAANEGAYLQFLRERNMSVGLYALDAGAHDPQQPHRQDEVYFVVSGRASITVGLETTEVARGSVVYVPAGVAHKFHHISEDLRVLVVFSPPEA; encoded by the coding sequence ATGAAGGCATTCCGACTGGACGATCTTGAGGCGGAGCGCGCCGCCAACGAGGGTGCCTACCTTCAGTTCCTGCGGGAGCGGAACATGTCGGTCGGTCTCTACGCCCTCGACGCGGGCGCGCACGACCCGCAGCAGCCGCACCGGCAGGACGAGGTGTACTTCGTCGTCAGCGGCCGGGCGTCGATCACCGTGGGCCTGGAGACGACCGAGGTGGCGCGGGGCAGCGTGGTGTACGTGCCCGCCGGTGTCGCCCACAAGTTCCACCACATCAGCGAGGATCTGAGGGTTCTCGTCGTGTTCTCTCCACCCGAGGCGTGA
- a CDS encoding DUF5326 family protein: MRGIFAGLPWWVKWVAVPVIALVVFGGLIASVVGFVIGLLFKALVFVALVGGLIYIVRKFMSSSSSHGDW, encoded by the coding sequence ATGCGAGGGATCTTCGCGGGACTGCCGTGGTGGGTGAAGTGGGTCGCGGTGCCGGTCATCGCCCTGGTCGTGTTCGGCGGCCTGATAGCGAGCGTGGTCGGCTTCGTGATCGGCTTGCTGTTCAAGGCGCTGGTCTTCGTCGCCCTGGTCGGCGGACTGATCTACATCGTGCGCAAGTTCATGTCCAGCTCCTCCTCGCACGGCGACTGGTGA
- a CDS encoding IclR family transcriptional regulator C-terminal domain-containing protein — MATVDTAPAKTPALPAQPRPRTPPARRPSGMAVPPQPAPATLIGSVQRAMRLLETVAAHPYGAPAKQLARATGLALPTTYHLLRTLVHEGYLRRDKGLFFLGDAAERLSSSGAREKRRGRVVDTLAHWRDSIGAPMYYAMYRDGEVEVLCVADSREAPAAEEWADFRETGHAHAIGQCLLSQLDEDARREYLARYPVQALTPYTVRDSDALLRRLARVRRMAPVTERQEYALGTVCAAVPITVGATAATVALSLPAHQADRLLPAARRLHTEIGRNLGSLTLSISI, encoded by the coding sequence TTGGCCACGGTCGACACCGCACCGGCGAAAACCCCCGCACTCCCCGCCCAGCCACGCCCCCGCACCCCACCGGCCCGGCGGCCGTCCGGGATGGCCGTCCCGCCGCAGCCGGCCCCCGCGACCCTCATCGGCTCCGTACAGCGCGCCATGCGGCTGCTGGAGACCGTCGCGGCCCATCCGTACGGCGCCCCCGCCAAGCAGCTCGCCCGCGCGACCGGCCTGGCCCTGCCGACCACCTACCACCTGCTGCGCACCCTGGTGCACGAGGGCTATCTACGCCGGGACAAGGGGCTCTTCTTCCTCGGGGACGCGGCCGAGCGGCTGAGCAGCAGCGGGGCGCGGGAGAAACGTCGCGGCAGAGTCGTGGACACCCTCGCGCACTGGCGCGATTCCATCGGCGCCCCGATGTACTACGCGATGTACCGGGACGGCGAGGTCGAGGTCCTCTGCGTCGCCGACTCCCGTGAGGCCCCCGCGGCCGAGGAGTGGGCCGACTTCCGCGAGACCGGGCACGCGCACGCCATCGGACAGTGCCTGCTCTCCCAGCTGGACGAGGACGCCCGGCGCGAGTATCTCGCCCGCTATCCGGTCCAGGCCCTCACGCCCTACACCGTGCGCGACAGCGACGCCCTGCTGAGGCGGCTGGCCCGGGTGCGGCGCATGGCGCCGGTGACGGAGCGCCAGGAGTACGCGCTCGGCACGGTCTGCGCGGCGGTGCCCATCACGGTCGGCGCGACCGCGGCCACCGTGGCCCTTTCCCTCCCGGCCCACCAGGCCGACCGGCTGCTGCCCGCGGCGCGGCGGCTTCACACGGAGATCGGGCGGAATCTGGGATCTCTGACCCTCTCTATCAGTATCTGA
- a CDS encoding SsgA family sporulation/cell division regulator — protein sequence MRESVQAEVMMSFLVSEELSFRIPVELRYETGDPYAVRLTFHLPGDAPVTWVFGRELLIDGVGRPCGEGDVRISPVEAEVLGEVLIRLQVGGDQALFRSSAAPLVAFLDRTDKLVPLGQEGALADFDAHLDEALDRILAEEQSAG from the coding sequence ATGCGCGAGTCCGTACAGGCAGAGGTCATGATGAGCTTTCTCGTCTCGGAGGAGCTCTCCTTCCGCATTCCGGTGGAGTTGCGCTACGAGACAGGCGATCCCTACGCCGTGCGGCTCACCTTCCATCTGCCCGGCGATGCCCCGGTGACCTGGGTCTTCGGTCGGGAACTGCTGATCGACGGCGTCGGACGGCCGTGCGGGGAGGGGGATGTGCGGATCTCCCCCGTCGAGGCCGAGGTGCTGGGCGAGGTGCTGATCAGGCTTCAGGTCGGCGGTGACCAGGCCCTGTTCCGTTCGTCGGCGGCACCGCTCGTGGCCTTCCTCGATCGCACGGACAAGCTGGTGCCGCTCGGGCAGGAGGGCGCGCTCGCCGACTTCGACGCGCATCTGGACGAGGCGCTGGACCGGATTCTCGCCGAGGAGCAGAGCGCGGGCTGA
- a CDS encoding YibE/F family protein: MTRMDQHPYQPPGPRRHDGSEPPSRGHRHDPGHAQAPAQVPVQGPAHDHGRGRGHSHGTGHGNGHGHGSGHGHGHSHGHGPAAPVSRHLRKVIAAILVPFTAAVVVGLVVLWPGGAPSHKHSGVGFDRQTQQATVTRVTEVSCASVSAGGGAPSGDGSGGAPTGRQSGGTCKKATVRVDTGRDKGRTFTEIVQPDQPRQLHQGEQVVAAYEPTAPKDLQYSVADVDRKFPMALLAGVFALAVVVVGRLRGVMALVALAVSFLVLNQFILPAILQGSNPLLVAVIGASAIMLIALYMCHGLSARTSVAVLGTLISLSLIGLLGSVFIGWAALTGNTDDSTGLIHGLYPKIDMSGLLLAGVIIGSLGVLDDVTVTQTSAVWELHEANPTMGPRGLYRAAIRIGRDHIASVVNTLVLAYAGAALPLLLLFSIAQSSVGTVANSELVAEEIVRTLVGSIGLVASVPVTTALAALVVAADRSAPGTETPTGTQPLPARGGRGRRRKR, translated from the coding sequence ATGACCCGGATGGACCAGCACCCGTACCAGCCGCCCGGCCCGCGCCGGCACGACGGCTCGGAGCCCCCGAGCCGGGGCCACCGTCACGACCCTGGCCATGCCCAAGCCCCGGCCCAGGTGCCGGTCCAGGGCCCGGCCCATGACCACGGACGCGGGCGCGGGCACAGCCACGGCACGGGCCATGGGAACGGCCACGGACACGGCTCCGGCCATGGGCACGGGCACAGCCACGGTCATGGCCCCGCCGCGCCCGTCTCCCGGCATCTGCGCAAGGTGATCGCGGCGATCCTCGTCCCGTTCACCGCGGCGGTCGTGGTCGGTCTGGTGGTGCTCTGGCCCGGTGGCGCGCCCTCGCACAAGCACAGTGGCGTCGGCTTCGACCGGCAGACCCAACAGGCCACCGTGACCCGGGTGACCGAGGTGAGCTGCGCCTCGGTGAGCGCCGGCGGCGGGGCTCCGAGCGGTGATGGCTCCGGCGGGGCACCGACGGGCCGGCAGTCCGGCGGCACCTGCAAGAAGGCGACCGTCCGGGTCGACACCGGCAGGGACAAGGGCCGTACGTTCACCGAGATCGTGCAGCCCGATCAGCCCCGGCAGCTGCACCAGGGCGAGCAGGTCGTCGCCGCCTACGAGCCGACCGCGCCGAAGGACCTCCAGTACTCGGTCGCCGATGTGGACCGGAAGTTCCCGATGGCGCTGCTCGCGGGCGTCTTCGCGCTCGCCGTCGTGGTGGTGGGCCGGCTGCGCGGCGTCATGGCCCTCGTGGCGCTGGCGGTGAGCTTCCTGGTGCTGAACCAGTTCATCCTGCCCGCGATCCTCCAGGGCTCCAATCCCCTGCTGGTGGCGGTGATCGGGGCGAGCGCCATCATGCTGATCGCCCTGTACATGTGCCACGGCCTGTCGGCCCGTACGTCGGTGGCGGTGCTCGGCACGCTGATCTCGCTGAGCCTGATCGGCCTGCTCGGCTCCGTGTTCATCGGCTGGGCCGCCCTGACCGGCAACACCGACGACAGCACCGGTCTGATCCACGGGCTGTACCCGAAGATCGACATGAGCGGCCTGCTGCTGGCCGGGGTCATCATCGGCTCGCTCGGCGTCCTGGACGATGTGACGGTCACCCAGACCTCCGCCGTCTGGGAGCTGCACGAGGCCAACCCCACGATGGGTCCGCGCGGTCTGTACCGGGCGGCCATCCGCATCGGCCGCGACCACATCGCGTCGGTCGTCAACACCCTCGTACTCGCCTACGCGGGCGCCGCGCTGCCGCTGCTGCTGCTGTTCTCCATCGCGCAGAGCAGCGTGGGGACGGTGGCCAACAGCGAGCTGGTGGCGGAGGAGATCGTGCGCACCCTGGTGGGCTCCATCGGGCTGGTCGCCTCGGTACCGGTCACCACCGCCCTCGCCGCCCTGGTGGTGGCGGCCGACCGGAGCGCCCCGGGCACGGAGACCCCGACCGGCACCCAGCCCCTGCCGGCCCGTGGCGGCCGGGGGCGGCGCCGGAAGCGGTGA
- the thiC gene encoding phosphomethylpyrimidine synthase ThiC: protein MTNKDARTPASVQDDMSSEAGKSIGWHKAYVEGSRPDLRVPVRQVHLTNGQSVTLYDTSGPYTDQLVDTDVRRGLSPLRENWIIARGDTEEYAGRPVRPEDDGIKHTSPRGGLRNLDAVFPGRPRQPRRGRGGQAVTQLAYARRGEITPEMEFVALRENVSPEVVREEIAAGRAVLPVNVNHPEIEPMIIGKRFLVKVNANIGNSAVTSSIEEEVEKMTWATRWGADTVMDLSTGRNIHTTREWVLRNSPVPIGTVPLYQALEKVDGRAEELTWEIYKDTVIEQAEQGVDYMTVHAGVRLPFVPLTANRKTGIVSRGGSIMAAWCLAHHKDSFLYENFEELCEILAAYDVTYSLGDGLRPGSIADANDEAQFAELRTLGELGRIARRLNVQTMIEGPGHVPMHKIKENIELQQEICDEAPFYTLGPLTTDIAPAYDHITSGIGAAMIAWWGTAMLCYVTPKEHLGLPNRDDVKTGVITYKIAAHAADLAKGHPGAQEWDDALSDARFEFRWEDQFNLALDPDTARAFHDETLPAEPAKTAHFCSMCGPKFCSMKISQDIRREHGGNRTEIEEGMAQKSKEFAEAGNRVYLPIAD from the coding sequence ATGACCAACAAGGACGCACGCACGCCTGCCTCCGTCCAGGACGACATGTCCTCGGAGGCCGGGAAGTCCATCGGCTGGCACAAGGCGTACGTCGAGGGCTCACGCCCCGACCTGCGCGTGCCGGTCCGTCAGGTGCACCTGACCAACGGGCAGTCGGTCACGCTGTACGACACGTCGGGCCCGTACACCGATCAACTCGTCGACACCGACGTCCGCCGGGGGCTGTCGCCGCTGCGGGAGAACTGGATCATCGCCCGCGGCGACACCGAGGAGTACGCGGGCCGTCCCGTCCGTCCCGAGGACGACGGCATCAAGCACACCTCGCCGCGCGGCGGGCTGCGGAACCTGGACGCGGTCTTCCCGGGCCGCCCGCGCCAGCCGCGCCGGGGCCGGGGCGGCCAGGCGGTGACGCAGCTCGCGTACGCGCGCCGGGGCGAGATCACGCCCGAGATGGAGTTCGTGGCCCTTCGGGAGAACGTCTCCCCCGAGGTGGTGCGCGAGGAGATCGCGGCGGGCCGGGCGGTGCTGCCGGTCAACGTCAACCACCCGGAGATCGAGCCGATGATCATCGGCAAGCGGTTCCTGGTGAAGGTGAACGCCAACATCGGCAACTCCGCGGTGACCTCGTCCATCGAGGAAGAGGTCGAGAAGATGACCTGGGCGACCCGCTGGGGCGCCGACACGGTCATGGACCTCTCCACCGGCCGCAACATCCACACCACCCGCGAGTGGGTGCTGCGCAACTCCCCCGTCCCGATCGGCACGGTGCCGCTGTACCAGGCGCTGGAGAAGGTCGACGGCAGGGCGGAGGAACTGACCTGGGAGATCTACAAGGACACCGTCATCGAGCAGGCCGAGCAGGGCGTGGACTACATGACCGTCCACGCGGGCGTGCGGCTGCCGTTCGTACCGCTCACGGCCAACCGCAAGACCGGCATCGTCTCGCGGGGCGGCTCCATCATGGCCGCGTGGTGCCTGGCGCACCACAAGGACTCGTTCCTGTACGAGAACTTCGAGGAGCTGTGCGAGATCCTCGCCGCCTACGACGTCACGTACTCGCTGGGCGACGGGCTGCGGCCCGGGTCCATCGCGGACGCCAATGACGAGGCCCAGTTCGCGGAGCTGCGCACGCTCGGGGAACTCGGCCGGATCGCCCGGCGGCTGAACGTACAGACGATGATCGAGGGCCCCGGGCATGTCCCGATGCACAAGATCAAGGAGAACATCGAGCTCCAGCAGGAGATCTGCGACGAGGCCCCGTTCTACACGCTCGGCCCGCTGACCACGGACATCGCCCCGGCGTACGACCACATCACCTCCGGCATCGGCGCCGCGATGATCGCCTGGTGGGGCACGGCGATGCTCTGCTACGTCACGCCGAAGGAACACCTGGGCCTGCCCAACCGGGACGACGTGAAGACCGGCGTCATCACCTACAAGATCGCCGCCCACGCGGCCGACCTCGCCAAGGGGCACCCGGGCGCGCAGGAGTGGGACGACGCCCTCTCGGACGCGCGCTTCGAGTTCCGCTGGGAGGACCAGTTCAACCTGGCCCTCGACCCGGACACGGCCCGCGCCTTCCACGACGAGACCCTCCCGGCCGAGCCCGCCAAGACGGCGCACTTCTGCTCCATGTGCGGCCCGAAGTTCTGCAGCATGAAGATCTCCCAGGACATCCGCCGCGAACACGGCGGCAACCGGACCGAGATCGAGGAGGGCATGGCCCAGAAGTCGAAGGAGTTCGCGGAGGCCGGGAACCGGGTGTACCTGCCGATCGCGGACTGA
- a CDS encoding metallophosphoesterase yields MTQGAGQGPEVERTATLRDFRVPAYVHESGPYVPHTEQDDSAPPAEESYPEAYTPTQRDLPVINRGDTLQLPVDPAPAAPAPQPAAGPGPLFVVGDVHGYLDELMAALHEQGLIDDAGQWCAGTTRLWFLGDFTDRGPDGIGVIDLVMRLSAEAAAAGGYCKALMGNHELLLLGAKRFGDTPVNSGAGTATFQAAWLLNGGQKTDMDRLQDHHLQWMARLDALEEVDGYLLVHSDTTAYLDYGDSIEAVNDTVRERLTRNDADECWDLFRKLTKRFSFRDEGGADAVRSLLDTYGGTRIVHGHSPIPYLLGEVGSEDGEESDDPVVEGPHVYADGLAIAMDGGVTMAGKLLVRQLPLER; encoded by the coding sequence ATGACTCAGGGGGCCGGTCAGGGACCCGAGGTGGAGCGGACGGCGACGCTGCGTGACTTCCGGGTGCCCGCGTATGTCCACGAGTCCGGTCCGTACGTCCCGCACACCGAGCAGGACGACAGCGCGCCGCCCGCCGAGGAGTCGTACCCCGAGGCGTACACACCCACCCAGCGCGATCTCCCGGTGATCAACCGCGGCGACACGCTCCAGCTCCCCGTCGACCCGGCGCCCGCCGCGCCCGCGCCGCAACCCGCGGCAGGACCCGGCCCGCTCTTCGTCGTCGGTGACGTGCACGGCTACCTGGACGAGCTGATGGCCGCCCTGCACGAGCAGGGGCTCATCGACGACGCGGGCCAGTGGTGCGCCGGCACCACCCGGCTGTGGTTCCTCGGCGACTTCACCGACCGCGGCCCGGACGGCATCGGCGTCATCGACCTGGTGATGCGGCTGTCCGCCGAGGCGGCCGCGGCCGGCGGCTACTGCAAGGCCCTCATGGGCAACCACGAGCTGCTGCTGCTCGGCGCCAAGCGGTTCGGGGACACGCCCGTCAACTCCGGTGCGGGCACCGCCACGTTCCAGGCGGCCTGGCTGCTCAACGGCGGCCAGAAGACCGACATGGACCGTCTCCAGGACCACCATCTCCAGTGGATGGCCCGCCTCGACGCCCTGGAGGAGGTCGACGGCTATCTGCTGGTGCACTCCGACACCACCGCCTACCTCGACTACGGCGACTCCATCGAGGCCGTCAACGACACCGTGCGCGAGCGGCTCACCCGCAACGACGCGGACGAGTGCTGGGACCTGTTCCGCAAGCTCACCAAGCGCTTCTCCTTCCGCGACGAGGGCGGCGCCGACGCCGTGCGCTCCCTGCTCGACACCTACGGCGGCACCCGGATCGTGCACGGCCACAGCCCCATCCCCTACCTGCTGGGCGAAGTCGGCTCCGAGGACGGCGAGGAGAGCGACGACCCGGTGGTCGAGGGGCCGCATGTCTACGCCGACGGGCTCGCCATCGCCATGGACGGCGGAGTGACCATGGCCGGAAAGCTGCTGGTGAGGCAACTCCCGCTGGAGCGCTGA
- a CDS encoding LacI family DNA-binding transcriptional regulator, which translates to MTAAGKHQVSRAETSRRGSRPGRAGIRDVAAAAGVSITTVSDALNGKGRLPDATRRHVREVADRLGYRPSAAARTLRTGKSGLIGLTVTTYGDEPFTFTEFAYFAEMARAATSAALARGYALVILPATSRHDVWSNVALDGTVVIDPSDQDPVVGELVRQGLPVVSDGRPAGELPVTAWVDNDHEAAVLGILDHLAAAGARRIGLLTGTSTDTYTHLSTTAYLHWCERVGQDPVYESYPAHDPCAGAVAADRLLARPDRPDAVYGLFDPNGTDLLAAARRYGLRVPDDLLLVCCSESTVYASTEPPVTTLSLKPRRIGTAVVQLLIDAIEGVESEQPVEQVIPTELIVRTSSQRRPPRTTVSPPRSPDDT; encoded by the coding sequence ATGACAGCAGCAGGGAAGCACCAGGTGAGCCGCGCGGAAACCTCACGTCGAGGCAGCCGGCCGGGCCGGGCGGGCATCAGGGACGTGGCCGCCGCCGCCGGGGTCTCCATCACGACCGTCTCCGACGCCCTCAACGGCAAGGGACGGCTCCCGGACGCCACCCGGCGCCATGTCCGCGAGGTCGCCGACCGGCTGGGGTACCGCCCCTCGGCCGCCGCCCGTACCCTCCGTACCGGCAAGTCGGGTCTGATCGGCCTGACCGTGACCACGTACGGGGATGAACCTTTCACCTTCACGGAGTTCGCGTACTTCGCCGAGATGGCGCGGGCCGCCACCTCGGCGGCGCTGGCCCGGGGCTACGCCCTGGTCATCCTGCCCGCGACCTCCCGCCACGACGTGTGGTCCAACGTCGCCCTCGACGGCACCGTCGTCATCGACCCCTCCGACCAGGACCCGGTGGTCGGCGAACTCGTCCGCCAGGGGCTGCCCGTCGTCTCCGACGGACGCCCGGCGGGCGAGCTCCCGGTGACCGCCTGGGTGGACAACGACCACGAGGCCGCCGTCCTCGGCATCCTCGACCATCTCGCCGCCGCCGGCGCCCGCCGTATCGGGCTGCTCACCGGCACCTCGACCGACACGTACACCCATCTGTCGACCACGGCCTATCTGCACTGGTGCGAGCGGGTCGGCCAGGACCCGGTCTACGAGTCCTACCCGGCGCACGACCCGTGCGCGGGCGCCGTCGCCGCCGACCGGCTGCTCGCCCGCCCCGACCGGCCCGACGCGGTCTACGGGCTGTTCGACCCCAACGGCACCGATCTGCTCGCCGCCGCCCGGCGCTACGGGCTGCGCGTCCCGGACGATCTGCTGCTGGTGTGCTGCAGCGAGTCCACCGTGTACGCCAGCACCGAGCCGCCGGTCACCACGCTCTCGCTCAAGCCGCGCCGCATCGGCACGGCCGTCGTCCAGCTGCTCATCGACGCCATCGAGGGCGTGGAGTCGGAGCAACCGGTCGAGCAGGTCATACCGACCGAGCTGATCGTGCGCACCTCCTCCCAGCGGCGGCCCCCGCGCACGACGGTCAGCCCACCGCGGTCCCCGGACGACACGTAG